The Solanum pennellii chromosome 11, SPENNV200 sequence TAGCCTCCCTTTTAGAAGCTGGTTTTCTTTaagaaatttcaagatttcattccTTGGCACGATCCTCTTCTCCATGCTAAACTTTAAAAGCGGTGCACGAGAAGCCAGATAATTAGGTTCATACCCCAATTCGTTCATGAAAAACTTCAATGTAGTCTTTATCTTAGCCTCTGATGAAGCCAAACAGTAAGGAAGCTTTTGCACCATTCGGCAGATATCAGAATCAGACCATCCAAAACTGCGAAAAATATCTAATTTCCTTTCTAATTTAGATTCATCAAGCAACACAAGTACTTCAACGCCATGAAGAAACATCCCTGAAGTGAGAGGCATATGAAAATCATTTACTAGTCGATGTACTGCTCTCTCAAACCACTCAGGACTATTGAGGAGAAACCTAGGATGCCTGTGAAAAGCCTTGAGAATATGAGGCGTTGAAAAGCCAAAATTTTGCAACAATGATATATTGGGTGGCATAACTTTAGGAAGATTGTAGGAAAACAACCTAGGCTCTTTTATAAGAATCATAGCAACATGATGATGAGTAGGCAATAAATCTCTTAGATAAACAAGATTAGGCTGTATAATAGTATCTAAACCTCTTGTCAAAAAATTGCTTCTTCTCATAAATGTAGCAAGTTGAGATACAGACAAGCCAAGTCCTTGTAAAACCTTGATCTTGGGTTTGAGATTTTCATCAACACGACAAAACAACAATTgaggagaagaagaaacaagAGTTTTGATCTGTGATTTGTTCATACCCATTTCATCAAGGAGATCAAATAACAAATGCGGGTCATAGTGTCTGTGTTTAGTACGAGATAGCTTGGCGCTTGTAGAAATGGCTTCTTTTGTTGAGAAGTCAAGTGAGTTTACCAGGAACTCCGCCAATACATTAGCAGGTGCCGCCGCCGCCGCCGCAACTGTGGAATAAAGGCAGGAAAAAAGATGCTTTTGTGCGCCATTGCAACTAATTCTAAACATCAAAACAAGCACCACTTGTTATTTGTCGGCAGTATCCTTACTTCCCCTCTGCTGCTTCACCCGCCTTAGTAGAATGTAGATGAGTCTTTAGATTAGGGCTGGGCGTGTGGCCGTCCAGCTCAGTTTGTAAAATTGTTTTTCCGTTTGCAGttaggtgattttttttttccgtTTATATGTATTTGAGTTTGACTATAGTGGATTTGTATCTATGCGGGTCATAAgttatattagtattattatgtTTGATACAAGTTGTGTTAGGTATAAAAGTCAACATATCTAATATCATGTTTGATTAGTAAGAATTTAATtgttatataaaagttattcatatattaatttgtATGGTGTTTTGTTACATTTTTTGTAGTCATACATATTTAATATCA is a genomic window containing:
- the LOC107004946 gene encoding uncharacterized protein LOC107004946 isoform X1, with the translated sequence MFRISCNGAQKHLFSCLYSTVAAAAAAPANVLAEFLVNSLDFSTKEAISTSAKLSRTKHRHYDPHLLFDLLDEMGMNKSQIKTLVSSSPQLLFCRVDENLKPKIKVLQGLGLSVSQLATFMRRSNFLTRGLDTIIQPNLVYLRDLLPTHHHVAMILIKEPRLFSYNLPKVMPPNISLLQNFGFSTPHILKAFHRHPRFLLNSPEWFERAVHRLVNDFHMPLTSGMFLHGVEVLVLLDESKLERKLDIFRSFGWSDSDICRMVQKLPYCLASSEAKIKTTLKFFMNELGYEPNYLASRAPLLKFSMEKRIVPRNEILKFLKENQLLKGRLCLYTAVSFSESDFQKKCVLPFREKMPEMYDLYMKSRS
- the LOC107004946 gene encoding uncharacterized protein LOC107004946 isoform X2 — protein: MFRISCNGAQKHLFSCLYSTVAAAAAAPANVLAEFLVNSLDFSTKEAISTSAKLSRTKHRHYDPHLLFDLLDEMGMNKSQIKTLVSSSPQLLFCRVDENLKPKIKVLQGLGLSVSQLATFMRRSNFLTRGLDTIIQPNLVYLRDLLPTHHHVAMILIKEPRLFSYNLPKVMPPNISLLQNFGFSTPHILKAFHRHPRFLLNSPEWFERAVHRLVNDFHMPLTSGMFLHGVEVLVLLDESKLERKLDIFRSFGWSDSDICRMVQKLPYCLASSEAKIKTTLKFFMNELGEKMPEMYDLYMKSRS